One region of Erythrolamprus reginae isolate rEryReg1 chromosome 12, rEryReg1.hap1, whole genome shotgun sequence genomic DNA includes:
- the THY1 gene encoding thy-1 membrane glycoprotein, which translates to MLRSVVSLAVLLAVLHVSHGQRVKRLSACLSNQTLRVYCPYERKTTNPLSYEFRLSKDAGEGTVLAGTLRVASAPYKPRTNVSVTNDLVYMNLTGFTTSDEGVYTCKLKITNDYEDMQSKNISVVKAHLVRCAGFSAFIQNTSWIFLLLLSLPLLQAVDFVSL; encoded by the exons atGCTGAGATCGGTAGTGAGCCTGGCTGTACTCTTGGCAG TGCTCCATGTCAGCCATGGCCAACGGGTCAAAAGACTAAGCGCTTGCCTGTCCAATCAAACCCTGCGGGTATATTGTCCCTACGAACGGAAAACCACCAACCCTCTTTCCTACGAATTCCGCCTCTCCAAGGATGCCGGTGAGGGAACGGTTTTGGCCGGCACCCTCAGAGTCGCAAGTGCTCCATACAAGCCTCGCACCAACGTCTCCGTCACCAATGACCTCGTGTACATGAACCTCACTGGCTTCACCACCAGCGATGAGGGAGTCTACACTTGCAAGTTAAAGATCACCAACGATTACGAAGACATGCAGTCCAAGAACATCTCGGTGGTCAAAG CCCACTTGGTGAGATGCGCGGGGTTCAGCGCCTTCATCCAGAACACCTCCTGGATATTCCTGTTACTCCTGTCGCTTCCTTTGCTGCAAGCTGTGGATTTTGTGTCGCTTTGA